The proteins below are encoded in one region of Rhizobium sp. 9140:
- a CDS encoding UDP-N-acetylmuramoylalanyl-D-glutamyl-2,6-diaminopimelate--D-alanyl-D-alanine ligase yields MGFLWTSADLMAAMNGRPVGNLPQGITGISIDSRAMGKGEAFFAIKGDRVDGHDYAGLAIANGAALLVVSEGKLPALGRLIAPMIVVDDVLAALVRLGCAARDRSAAKIIAVTGSVGKTTTKEMLRHALSPSGRVHASVASFNNHWGVPLTLARMPEATDYGVFEIGMNHSDEIRPLVRMVRPHVAVITTIAAAHLGNFRDLDEIATAKAEIMEGLVDGGHVLLNRDNAQFGTLEKAAAMLGVSNVHSFGVDQRADFRMIEYAATPEGGTLWAMIDGRTLEIPLGAPGRHIAENALAVLGAAALVGADLDTVISALATLQPEKGRGERHRLSVGTGTMTLIDESYNANPASMRAAIALLGEAEIGVEGGRRIAILGDMLEMGAHSTQAHASLAGPLSEQGIDTVWLAGPEMTHLRDALPETVSVVHCDAVDDLRNHAVASVRAGDVVMIKSSKGTGCGRIVQALLDTFPAQAETEQAL; encoded by the coding sequence ATGGGTTTTCTCTGGACCAGCGCCGACCTGATGGCCGCCATGAACGGTCGCCCGGTGGGCAATCTGCCGCAGGGCATTACCGGCATCTCGATCGACAGCCGTGCCATGGGCAAGGGCGAGGCCTTCTTCGCCATCAAGGGCGACCGCGTGGACGGGCATGACTATGCCGGGCTCGCCATTGCCAATGGCGCAGCACTTCTGGTGGTCAGCGAAGGCAAGCTGCCGGCGCTCGGGCGTCTGATCGCACCGATGATCGTTGTGGACGATGTTCTGGCTGCTCTGGTACGGCTCGGCTGCGCGGCGCGCGACCGGAGTGCGGCCAAGATCATCGCGGTCACAGGCTCCGTCGGCAAGACGACCACCAAGGAGATGCTGCGGCACGCGTTGTCGCCGAGCGGCCGCGTCCATGCGTCTGTCGCCTCCTTCAACAATCACTGGGGCGTGCCGCTGACGCTCGCACGCATGCCGGAAGCGACCGATTACGGCGTCTTCGAAATCGGCATGAACCACTCGGACGAAATCCGGCCGCTGGTGCGCATGGTTCGTCCGCATGTCGCCGTCATCACCACGATCGCGGCCGCCCATCTCGGCAATTTCCGCGATCTCGATGAGATCGCCACGGCGAAGGCCGAGATCATGGAAGGGCTGGTCGATGGCGGCCACGTCCTTCTCAACCGCGACAATGCGCAATTCGGCACGCTGGAGAAGGCTGCCGCGATGCTTGGCGTCTCCAACGTCCACAGTTTCGGCGTCGATCAGCGCGCCGATTTCCGGATGATCGAATATGCGGCGACGCCTGAGGGCGGTACGCTCTGGGCGATGATCGATGGTCGCACGCTCGAGATCCCGCTCGGCGCTCCGGGCCGGCACATCGCCGAGAACGCGCTCGCGGTGCTCGGTGCAGCGGCGCTTGTCGGCGCAGACCTCGACACGGTGATTTCAGCGCTGGCGACCCTGCAACCGGAAAAGGGCCGCGGCGAACGTCATCGCCTGTCCGTGGGTACGGGCACGATGACGCTGATCGACGAGAGCTACAACGCCAATCCCGCCTCCATGCGCGCGGCCATCGCGCTTCTCGGCGAAGCCGAGATCGGCGTCGAGGGCGGACGACGGATCGCCATTCTCGGCGACATGCTGGAGATGGGCGCGCATTCCACGCAGGCGCATGCGTCCCTTGCCGGCCCGCTCTCTGAGCAGGGCATCGACACGGTCTGGCTTGCCGGACCCGAGATGACGCATCTGCGGGATGCTCTGCCGGAGACGGTGTCCGTCGTTCACTGCGATGCGGTGGACGATTTGCGCAACCACGCGGTCGCCTCGGTGCGAGCCGGCGATGTCGTCATGATCAAATCTTCCAAGGGAACCGGCTGCGGACGGATCGTTCAGGCGCTTCTCGATACATTTCCGGCGCAGGCCGAAACGGAGCAGGCGCTCTAG
- a CDS encoding UDP-N-acetylmuramoyl-L-alanyl-D-glutamate--2,6-diaminopimelate ligase, translating to MKISDLATLADGNNGAGTFPPSGQADADIGGLTADSRKVSPGMLFVAVPGNKANGSVYVNDAVSRGAVAIVTEEDLGTEVSVPVLRVASTRTFLSLAAARFYEAQPETMVAVTGTAGKTSVASFTRQIWAQAGLAAAMIGTTGVVAPGRNDYGSLTTPDPVSLHQLLSELAAAGVTHAAMEASSHGLDQSRLDGVRLSAAAFTNLGRDHMDYHPTIEHYLGAKMRLFEALLPKGAPAIIFSDGEWSDAAIRAAKAAGSDVRTVGRKGDYLALKRVEHFRHKQIAEVHVDGRIFEVNLPLAGDFQISNALVAAGLALSTGVDAPTVMLALEKLQGAPGRLELVGQTPEGALAYVDYAHKPDALAQVLSSVRPFTTGRVVTVFGCGGDRDKGKRPLMGEIAARLSDVVIVTDDNPRSETPATIRSEILAAAPGATEIADRAEAIRHAVGILGTGDTLIVAGKGHEQGQTVGTVTLPFSDHAEIRRALDGQQAASSEMGG from the coding sequence ATGAAGATCAGTGACCTTGCGACGCTTGCAGATGGTAACAACGGGGCCGGGACCTTTCCGCCTTCGGGTCAGGCCGATGCCGATATTGGCGGGCTGACCGCCGACAGTCGCAAGGTTTCGCCCGGCATGCTGTTCGTGGCGGTTCCCGGCAACAAGGCGAACGGCAGCGTGTACGTGAATGACGCCGTGTCGCGCGGCGCGGTCGCCATCGTCACCGAGGAGGATCTCGGCACCGAGGTCTCCGTGCCTGTGCTGCGTGTTGCCTCCACCCGCACGTTTCTCTCTCTCGCTGCGGCACGGTTCTACGAGGCCCAGCCGGAAACGATGGTCGCCGTGACCGGCACGGCCGGCAAGACCTCCGTTGCGTCCTTCACGCGTCAGATCTGGGCGCAGGCCGGTCTCGCGGCCGCGATGATCGGCACGACCGGCGTCGTGGCGCCCGGCCGCAATGATTACGGCTCGCTGACCACGCCCGATCCGGTCTCGCTGCACCAGCTGCTTTCGGAACTGGCTGCGGCCGGCGTGACGCATGCGGCCATGGAGGCCTCCAGCCACGGGCTCGACCAGAGCCGGCTCGACGGCGTGCGCCTCTCGGCTGCGGCCTTCACCAATCTCGGCCGCGATCACATGGATTATCATCCAACGATCGAGCATTATCTCGGCGCCAAGATGCGCCTGTTCGAAGCGCTGCTGCCCAAGGGCGCACCAGCCATCATCTTCTCCGACGGCGAATGGTCGGACGCCGCGATCCGGGCCGCGAAAGCGGCCGGCAGCGACGTGCGCACCGTCGGGCGCAAGGGCGATTATCTCGCGCTGAAGCGGGTCGAGCATTTCCGCCACAAGCAGATTGCCGAAGTGCATGTCGATGGACGCATTTTCGAGGTGAACCTGCCGCTTGCGGGCGACTTCCAGATTTCCAATGCCCTCGTGGCCGCAGGTCTGGCACTGTCGACAGGCGTGGATGCGCCTACGGTAATGCTGGCGCTTGAAAAGCTGCAGGGCGCTCCGGGCCGACTGGAACTTGTGGGCCAGACGCCGGAGGGTGCGCTCGCCTACGTCGATTACGCCCACAAGCCGGACGCGCTGGCGCAGGTCCTGTCCTCCGTCCGGCCATTTACGACCGGACGCGTCGTGACGGTGTTCGGCTGCGGCGGCGACCGTGACAAGGGCAAGCGGCCGCTGATGGGCGAGATCGCTGCCAGACTCTCCGATGTCGTGATCGTGACGGATGACAATCCACGTTCGGAAACGCCGGCAACGATTCGCAGCGAGATCCTTGCTGCGGCACCCGGCGCGACCGAAATCGCCGATCGCGCCGAGGCTATCCGGCATGCCGTCGGTATACTCGGAACCGGTGACACGCTGATCGTCGCAGGCAAGGGTCACGAGCAGGGACAGACGGTCGGTACAGTCACGCTGCCGTTCTCGGACCATGCCGAAATCCGCAGGGCTCTGGATGGCCAACAAGCCGCCAGTTCGGAAATGGGAGGCTGA
- a CDS encoding peptidoglycan D,D-transpeptidase FtsI family protein yields the protein MSFLSRIMVVKSKAHFSAGGNNHPGDLSRGAPFEGIRKRRGNQARSRVAIVIAGFSVVYCIIGGRLIQYGFAQPETVSSIGRADNLMASRPDILDRNGQILATDIRTVSLFAEPHKIVDADEAVEQLATVLPNLNNADIYNKLKSKSRFQWLRRQLTPKQQSEILALGIPGIGFRPEKRRFYPGGVTASHIVGHVNVDNRGIAGMERWIDNQGLADLAAIGMTSDAKLEPVRLSIDLRVQNIMRDVVVDAMVKFKSLAAGGVVMDVKTGEILAMVSYPDYDPNKPADGAKEGWMNRMSNGTFEMGSTFKSFTTAMALDSGKVKLTDSFDARFPIRIGGFTIKDFHGKHRVLTVPEIFQYSSNIGTAKMADIVGIDAHKEFLTRLGLLTRIPTELPEIKMPSQPKVWKKINSITISFGHGVSTTPLQTAVAGGALLNGGKLIEPTFLPRSIEDAAAASTQVIKKSTSDDMRYLFRWNGVHGSGRNARVPGFNVGGKTGTADKVVNGRYSSDANFNAFLAGFPIDDPRYVVLTFIDEPKTDKGNGAALAGNTAAPMVHDIISRSAPLLGVEPKFGADGSALLVAY from the coding sequence ATGTCGTTTCTTTCCCGCATCATGGTCGTCAAGAGCAAGGCGCACTTTTCCGCCGGCGGCAACAATCATCCCGGCGACCTTTCGCGCGGCGCGCCGTTCGAGGGCATCCGCAAGCGGCGTGGCAACCAGGCGCGCAGCCGCGTCGCCATCGTCATTGCCGGCTTCTCGGTCGTCTATTGCATCATCGGCGGACGGCTGATCCAGTACGGCTTCGCCCAACCCGAGACGGTATCGAGCATCGGCCGCGCCGATAACCTGATGGCGTCGCGGCCCGATATTCTCGACCGCAACGGCCAGATTCTGGCAACCGATATCCGCACCGTCTCGCTCTTTGCCGAGCCGCACAAGATCGTGGATGCGGACGAGGCCGTCGAGCAGCTGGCGACCGTGCTGCCGAACCTCAACAATGCCGACATCTACAACAAGCTGAAGTCAAAATCGCGCTTCCAGTGGCTGCGCCGCCAGCTGACGCCGAAGCAGCAGAGCGAAATCCTCGCGCTCGGCATTCCCGGCATCGGCTTCCGGCCGGAGAAGCGCCGCTTTTATCCGGGCGGCGTCACCGCTTCGCATATCGTCGGTCACGTCAATGTCGACAACCGTGGCATTGCCGGCATGGAGCGCTGGATCGACAACCAGGGCCTCGCGGATCTCGCCGCCATCGGCATGACGAGCGATGCGAAGCTGGAGCCCGTGCGCCTGTCGATCGACCTGCGCGTCCAGAACATCATGCGCGACGTCGTCGTCGATGCCATGGTCAAGTTCAAGTCGCTCGCGGCCGGTGGCGTCGTCATGGACGTAAAGACGGGCGAAATTCTCGCCATGGTTTCCTATCCCGACTACGATCCCAACAAGCCGGCGGACGGGGCCAAGGAAGGCTGGATGAACCGCATGTCGAACGGTACGTTCGAGATGGGCTCCACCTTCAAATCGTTCACGACGGCGATGGCGCTCGACAGCGGCAAGGTGAAGCTGACCGACAGTTTCGACGCGCGTTTCCCGATCCGCATCGGTGGCTTTACCATCAAGGACTTCCACGGCAAGCATCGCGTACTGACTGTGCCGGAAATCTTCCAGTACTCGTCCAACATCGGCACGGCCAAGATGGCTGATATCGTCGGCATCGACGCCCACAAGGAATTCCTCACACGCCTCGGTCTTCTGACGAGGATCCCGACGGAGCTGCCCGAGATCAAGATGCCGAGCCAGCCGAAGGTCTGGAAGAAGATCAACTCGATCACCATCTCGTTCGGCCACGGTGTCTCGACCACGCCGCTGCAGACGGCGGTTGCCGGCGGCGCGCTGCTGAACGGCGGAAAGCTCATCGAGCCCACCTTCCTGCCGCGCTCGATCGAGGACGCCGCCGCCGCCTCTACGCAGGTCATCAAGAAATCCACCAGCGACGACATGCGGTATCTGTTCCGCTGGAACGGGGTCCACGGTTCGGGCCGGAACGCGCGCGTTCCCGGCTTCAACGTCGGCGGCAAGACGGGGACGGCCGACAAGGTCGTCAACGGACGCTACTCGAGCGACGCCAACTTCAACGCCTTCCTTGCCGGCTTTCCGATCGACGATCCGCGCTATGTGGTGCTGACCTTCATCGACGAGCCGAAGACGGACAAGGGCAATGGCGCGGCGCTTGCCGGCAACACGGCGGCCCCGATGGTTCATGACATCATCAGCCGTTCCGCGCCGCTTCTGGGTGTCGAGCCGAAGTTCGGTGCCGACGGTTCCGCCTTGCTTGTGGCGTATTGA
- a CDS encoding cell division protein FtsL, whose translation MLRTLDIVLIVVMTAAATVTYTIKHKAENKLEDVRSLDAQIKLEEDTIDLLRADWALLTQPNRLDRLVKAYDKDLQLVPTDPTQLAHPEELPMLKADVPPPEEKDSKGKKKAAPAVASSDSQTTDKISTGSVAR comes from the coding sequence ATGCTGAGAACGCTCGATATCGTGCTGATCGTCGTCATGACTGCTGCGGCGACCGTGACCTACACGATCAAGCACAAGGCCGAGAACAAGCTCGAGGACGTCCGCTCGCTCGATGCGCAGATCAAGCTCGAGGAAGATACGATCGACCTCCTGCGGGCCGACTGGGCTCTTCTGACCCAGCCGAACCGGCTCGATCGTCTCGTGAAGGCCTATGACAAGGACCTGCAGCTTGTTCCCACGGATCCGACGCAGCTTGCGCATCCCGAAGAGCTGCCGATGCTGAAGGCCGACGTCCCGCCGCCCGAGGAGAAGGACAGCAAGGGCAAGAAGAAAGCCGCTCCGGCCGTCGCATCGAGCGATAGCCAGACGACCGACAAGATCTCAACAGGTTCGGTGGCGCGCTGA
- the rsmH gene encoding 16S rRNA (cytosine(1402)-N(4))-methyltransferase RsmH — MVADLGDSATGADGGPVRHIPVLLPEVLNSLQPGAGKIVLDGTFGAGGYTSAILQSGADVIALDRDPSAISAGQALVAASDGRLTLVHAQFSELARHAPEGGLDGVVLDIGVSSMQIDEADRGFSFQRRGPLDMRMSSDGVSAADVVNRAKVGDLIRIFGFLGEEPQSGRIARAIEKRRAETPFETTRDLAGLIEVVTPRKAKDKIHPATRVFQALRIFVNDELGELAQALFAAERALKPGGRLSVVTFHSLEDRIVKKFFQDRAGKASGSRHLPIMHERPATFAPVGKAMIAASEDESSRNPRARSAKLRVGERTHAPAEAADMSIFDLPDLASLSKLGG, encoded by the coding sequence ATGGTGGCGGATCTTGGCGACAGTGCAACTGGAGCCGATGGCGGACCGGTCCGCCACATTCCGGTTCTTCTCCCAGAGGTTTTGAACAGTCTTCAGCCGGGAGCGGGCAAGATCGTCCTTGATGGCACGTTCGGTGCCGGAGGATATACGTCCGCGATCCTGCAAAGCGGCGCCGACGTCATCGCGCTCGACCGCGATCCGAGCGCCATTTCTGCCGGACAGGCGCTTGTCGCGGCGAGCGATGGCCGCCTCACTCTCGTTCACGCACAGTTTTCCGAACTGGCCCGGCATGCGCCCGAAGGCGGGCTCGATGGTGTCGTGCTCGATATCGGCGTTTCCTCCATGCAGATCGACGAGGCGGACCGGGGCTTTTCCTTTCAGCGTCGCGGCCCGCTCGATATGCGCATGTCTTCCGATGGCGTTTCGGCGGCCGATGTCGTCAACCGTGCGAAGGTTGGCGATCTCATCCGTATCTTCGGCTTTCTCGGCGAGGAGCCGCAGTCGGGCCGCATCGCGCGCGCCATCGAGAAGCGCCGTGCCGAGACGCCGTTCGAAACGACGCGCGATCTCGCGGGTCTGATCGAGGTGGTGACCCCCCGCAAGGCCAAGGACAAGATCCATCCGGCAACCCGTGTCTTCCAGGCGCTGCGCATCTTCGTCAACGACGAGCTCGGCGAGCTGGCGCAGGCGCTGTTCGCTGCCGAGCGTGCGCTGAAACCCGGCGGCCGGCTGAGCGTCGTCACGTTCCATTCGCTTGAAGACCGGATCGTCAAGAAATTCTTTCAGGACCGGGCCGGCAAGGCATCGGGCTCCCGTCATCTTCCCATCATGCACGAGCGACCGGCAACCTTCGCACCAGTTGGTAAGGCGATGATTGCTGCCAGCGAAGACGAATCATCCAGAAATCCGCGCGCCCGTTCCGCCAAGCTGCGGGTCGGGGAACGTACGCATGCCCCAGCCGAGGCCGCCGACATGTCGATTTTCGATCTGCCAGACCTTGCAAGTCTTTCGAAACTGGGAGGCTGA
- the mraZ gene encoding division/cell wall cluster transcriptional repressor MraZ, with the protein MNRFLSHATNRIDAKGRVSVPSSFRGVLAQLEIRELYCFQDFVFPAISAGGPELLDRFERQIAGEDPFSPQANEMSLLIHGGGVFMKLDQEGRLMVTDFIRDFTGITDEVTFVGRADHFQLWAPQVFQETQAAARQERRLRGLRPG; encoded by the coding sequence ATGAACCGCTTTCTCTCGCATGCCACCAACCGTATCGATGCGAAGGGACGGGTTTCCGTTCCCTCCTCGTTTCGCGGCGTGCTGGCGCAGCTGGAGATACGGGAGTTGTATTGTTTCCAGGATTTCGTGTTCCCGGCCATCAGTGCGGGCGGACCGGAATTGCTGGATCGTTTCGAGCGGCAGATTGCGGGCGAGGATCCGTTTTCACCGCAGGCCAACGAGATGTCGCTCCTCATTCACGGGGGCGGGGTCTTCATGAAGCTCGACCAGGAAGGTCGGTTGATGGTCACGGATTTTATCCGCGACTTCACCGGCATCACCGACGAGGTGACTTTCGTTGGTCGGGCGGATCACTTTCAGTTATGGGCGCCGCAGGTGTTTCAGGAAACACAGGCGGCGGCACGTCAGGAACGCAGGTTGCGAGGTCTGCGCCCCGGCTAG
- a CDS encoding NAD(P)/FAD-dependent oxidoreductase, giving the protein MSGTFDTIVIGKGMMGAAAARHLAVSGANVALIGPDEPRDWVSHQGVFSSHYDNGRITRTIDSDGDWARMARRSIERYHGIESRSGVSFYTEVGCLIAAADGGAYLRNVDAAAKGLGVPAAPMDAPGLQSRFPYFSFRDHESGIFEASDAGHVNPRALVAAETVCAAMAGASVISREVTGLAEGADAVTVTTADGATYQAQKVLVATGGFALSDALLRRKPTMQVMARTVLFAEVAEADRERLSAMPSLIRNGPTEAESFYLLPPILYPDGKTYIKIGGDPDDLQLHDEAQIRSWFRGGGREEAAAHLARHLADVLPDVTPASTHFSPCVVSLTETGYPYIGYVSSDRVAILTGGNGMAAKSCDEIGRLGASLILDGTVDGEGYSQSFAPVFA; this is encoded by the coding sequence ATGAGCGGAACCTTCGATACGATCGTGATCGGCAAGGGCATGATGGGCGCGGCCGCCGCGCGCCATCTGGCCGTCAGCGGGGCAAACGTCGCCCTGATCGGCCCGGACGAGCCGCGTGATTGGGTAAGCCACCAAGGCGTGTTCTCCAGCCACTACGACAATGGGCGGATCACCCGCACCATCGATAGCGACGGCGACTGGGCGCGCATGGCCCGCCGCTCCATCGAGCGCTACCACGGGATCGAAAGCCGGTCCGGCGTTTCCTTCTACACCGAGGTCGGTTGCCTGATTGCGGCGGCAGACGGGGGTGCCTATCTCCGCAATGTCGATGCCGCCGCCAAAGGGCTGGGCGTGCCGGCCGCGCCTATGGATGCACCCGGCCTGCAATCGCGCTTCCCCTATTTCTCCTTCCGTGATCATGAAAGCGGAATTTTCGAGGCCAGCGACGCCGGGCATGTCAATCCACGGGCGCTGGTCGCGGCGGAAACCGTCTGCGCGGCGATGGCCGGCGCCTCCGTCATCAGCCGTGAGGTGACGGGCCTTGCCGAGGGGGCGGACGCCGTCACTGTAACGACGGCCGACGGCGCCACCTATCAGGCGCAGAAGGTGCTGGTGGCGACCGGTGGTTTCGCGCTGTCGGATGCGCTTCTGCGCCGGAAGCCCACCATGCAGGTCATGGCGCGCACGGTTCTTTTTGCCGAGGTTGCCGAGGCGGATCGGGAGCGCCTGTCGGCCATGCCGTCGCTCATTCGCAACGGGCCGACGGAAGCGGAGAGCTTCTATCTCCTGCCACCGATCCTCTATCCGGACGGCAAGACCTACATCAAGATCGGTGGCGATCCCGACGATCTTCAGCTTCATGACGAGGCGCAGATCCGGTCGTGGTTCCGCGGCGGCGGACGGGAAGAGGCAGCAGCGCATCTCGCGCGGCATCTTGCCGATGTCCTGCCGGACGTCACGCCGGCCTCGACACATTTTTCGCCATGCGTCGTCTCGCTGACGGAAACCGGCTATCCCTATATCGGCTATGTCTCATCCGATCGGGTTGCAATTCTGACCGGCGGCAATGGCATGGCGGCGAAAAGCTGCGACGAGATCGGCCGGCTGGGGGCTTCGCTGATCCTCGATGGCACGGTGGACGGCGAAGGATACAGCCAGTCCTTCGCGCCGGTCTTCGCGTGA
- a CDS encoding lytic transglycosylase domain-containing protein — protein MRRTTVVQAAACFCVLFSGVQPSFAGALDGAFAPVVPAPEAAYQTASTELSFQSPPTETASLEDLKASEMTRALPDIGQTLGFPLTDFEIDAPAYSSLIRTYAQAFGVPVDLAQAVIRVESNFNPKARGSAGEIGLMQIKPATARMMGYGGSRAGLFDPETNIKFGMKYLAKAHRLSGGFTCGTILRYNAGHGATRMNPVSRRYCGKVQTLLDS, from the coding sequence ATGAGACGAACGACTGTCGTCCAGGCAGCCGCCTGCTTTTGCGTGCTTTTTTCAGGGGTTCAGCCGTCATTCGCCGGGGCATTAGACGGTGCATTCGCGCCGGTCGTGCCGGCACCGGAAGCCGCTTATCAGACGGCTTCCACGGAACTCTCCTTCCAGTCGCCGCCGACGGAAACAGCCTCTCTCGAAGACCTCAAGGCATCCGAGATGACGCGTGCGCTGCCGGATATCGGGCAAACACTCGGCTTTCCGCTTACCGATTTCGAGATCGATGCTCCGGCCTATTCGAGCCTCATCAGGACCTATGCGCAGGCCTTCGGCGTGCCGGTTGATCTGGCGCAGGCCGTCATCCGGGTCGAGAGTAACTTCAATCCGAAGGCGCGCGGCAGTGCCGGTGAGATCGGGCTGATGCAGATCAAGCCTGCAACGGCGCGCATGATGGGATATGGCGGCAGTCGGGCAGGGCTGTTCGATCCGGAAACGAACATCAAGTTCGGCATGAAATATCTCGCCAAGGCGCATCGCCTCTCCGGTGGCTTCACGTGCGGCACCATCCTGCGCTACAACGCGGGCCATGGCGCCACCCGTATGAACCCGGTCTCCAGGCGCTATTGCGGCAAGGTCCAGACGCTGCTGGACTCGTAA
- a CDS encoding N-acetylmuramoyl-L-alanine amidase, which translates to MSLPVCDFPKARFVASPNHNERLGVSGPDMIILHYTGMPTAAGALDWLCREESQVSSHYFVHEDGRVDQLVAEDRRAWHAGKSVWKTETDINSRSIGIEIANAGHPGGLPDYPEVQIAAVVELCQFCVERWSIAPERVLAHSDIAPVRKVDPGENFPWKNLYENGVGHWVEPAPVGGGRYFQRGDRGQPVEAVQSMLSLYGYGLEVTGEFCEKTQGVVEAFQRHFRPSQVDGIADISTLDTLHRLLGSLPQFTR; encoded by the coding sequence ATGAGCCTTCCCGTTTGCGATTTCCCGAAGGCGCGGTTTGTCGCCTCGCCCAATCATAACGAACGCCTGGGCGTCTCCGGCCCGGATATGATCATCCTCCACTATACCGGCATGCCGACGGCGGCCGGCGCGCTCGACTGGCTGTGTCGCGAGGAGAGCCAGGTCTCCAGCCATTACTTCGTGCATGAGGATGGCCGGGTGGACCAGCTCGTGGCGGAGGATCGCCGTGCGTGGCACGCGGGCAAGAGCGTGTGGAAGACCGAGACGGATATCAATTCCCGCTCGATCGGCATCGAGATCGCCAATGCCGGCCATCCCGGTGGATTGCCGGATTACCCGGAGGTCCAGATCGCGGCGGTCGTCGAACTGTGTCAGTTTTGTGTCGAGCGCTGGTCCATCGCCCCCGAGAGGGTGCTGGCGCACAGCGATATCGCCCCCGTTCGCAAGGTTGATCCGGGGGAAAATTTCCCCTGGAAGAACTTGTATGAAAATGGCGTTGGCCACTGGGTCGAGCCGGCCCCTGTCGGCGGCGGGCGCTACTTCCAGCGGGGCGACCGAGGCCAGCCGGTCGAGGCGGTGCAGAGCATGCTTTCGCTCTACGGCTATGGCCTTGAGGTGACTGGGGAATTCTGCGAGAAGACCCAGGGTGTCGTGGAGGCTTTCCAGCGGCATTTCCGACCGAGCCAAGTCGATGGCATCGCCGATATTTCGACGCTTGACACGCTGCATCGGCTGCTCGGTTCGCTGCCGCAGTTCACGCGCTGA
- a CDS encoding J domain-containing protein, with product MSIWDRLIGIVTSTGNALSGLVEAIRTLFEGDPETRRKVAFSVAMIALSAKMAKADGVVTEAEVSAFRQIFKFPEDQAQNVARLYNLARQDVAGYEAYAEKLSGLCVSGEANCPVLEDIVDGLFHIAKSDGALHEKELAFLRRVAEIFDMDDMKFEAILSRHAYLEGVDPYDLLGVSRKDDFSTIRRRYRVLVSEYHPDLLVARGVPAEQHATANDRMAAFNAAYEAIERERRAA from the coding sequence ATGTCGATCTGGGATCGCCTCATCGGAATCGTGACATCGACCGGCAATGCGCTGTCGGGCCTCGTCGAAGCGATCCGGACGCTGTTCGAGGGCGACCCGGAGACACGTCGCAAGGTGGCCTTTTCCGTTGCCATGATTGCGCTCTCTGCCAAGATGGCGAAGGCTGATGGCGTGGTGACGGAAGCCGAAGTGTCGGCATTTCGCCAGATCTTCAAGTTCCCCGAGGATCAGGCTCAGAACGTGGCCCGGCTCTACAATCTCGCTCGCCAGGATGTGGCGGGATATGAGGCCTATGCAGAGAAGCTTTCTGGGCTCTGCGTTTCCGGGGAAGCCAACTGCCCTGTGCTGGAAGACATCGTCGACGGGCTGTTCCATATCGCCAAGTCCGATGGCGCCTTGCACGAGAAGGAGCTCGCCTTCCTGCGCCGCGTTGCCGAGATCTTCGACATGGACGATATGAAATTCGAGGCGATCCTCTCGCGGCACGCCTATCTTGAGGGTGTCGATCCCTATGACTTGCTTGGCGTTTCCCGGAAGGACGATTTCTCGACCATTCGCCGGCGTTATCGCGTGCTCGTCTCCGAGTACCATCCCGACCTTCTGGTCGCCCGCGGCGTTCCGGCCGAGCAGCATGCGACAGCCAACGACCGGATGGCCGCCTTCAACGCTGCCTATGAGGCGATCGAGAGAGAACGTCGCGCGGCATGA